Proteins encoded by one window of Actinocorallia herbida:
- a CDS encoding class II 3-deoxy-7-phosphoheptulonate synthase gives MSTQSTPPPDLDAWRKLTALQQPEWADPAELDAVTAELAAQPPLVFAGECDQLKERLGAVTRGEAFVLQGGDCAETFEGSSADAVRNKIKTLLQMAVVLTYAGRVPVVKIGRMAGQFAKPRSKPTETRGDVTLPAYRGDMVNGLEFTPESRRNDAKRLLRAYFSAATTLNLTRAFTKGGYADLRQVHAWNQDFVAASPAGRRYDLLAAEIDRAMAFMKACGIEPEEFSEVDFFSSHEALLLDYERALTRIDARTGDPYDVSAHYLWIGERTRQIDGAHVEFLRHIKNPIGVKLGPTTTADDALALIDKLNPEGEPGRLSFITRMGAGKIREVLPELVEKVTRSGAPIAWICDPMHGNTFEAPSGHKTRHLNDVVDEVAGFFEVHRALGTHPGGVHLEFTGDDVTECVGGAHEIAESDLHERYETACDPRLNRQQSLDLAFMVAEMYRG, from the coding sequence GTGAGCACTCAGAGCACCCCGCCGCCCGACCTCGACGCCTGGCGGAAACTGACAGCACTTCAGCAGCCGGAGTGGGCCGACCCGGCGGAACTCGACGCGGTCACCGCCGAGCTCGCGGCCCAGCCGCCGCTGGTGTTCGCCGGTGAGTGCGACCAGCTCAAGGAGAGACTGGGCGCCGTCACCCGGGGCGAGGCGTTCGTGCTCCAGGGCGGCGACTGCGCGGAGACCTTCGAGGGGTCGAGCGCCGACGCCGTCCGCAACAAGATCAAGACCCTGCTCCAGATGGCCGTGGTCCTCACCTACGCCGGGCGTGTCCCGGTGGTGAAGATCGGCCGCATGGCCGGCCAGTTCGCCAAGCCGCGCTCCAAGCCGACCGAGACCCGCGGCGACGTGACCCTCCCGGCCTACCGCGGCGACATGGTCAACGGCCTCGAGTTCACCCCCGAGTCCCGGCGCAACGACGCCAAGCGGCTGCTGCGGGCCTACTTCTCGGCGGCGACCACGCTGAACCTCACCCGCGCGTTCACCAAGGGCGGCTACGCCGACCTGCGGCAGGTCCACGCCTGGAACCAGGACTTCGTCGCGGCGAGCCCCGCCGGGCGCCGCTACGACCTGCTGGCGGCCGAGATCGACCGCGCGATGGCGTTCATGAAGGCGTGCGGGATCGAGCCGGAGGAGTTCTCCGAGGTCGACTTCTTCTCCAGCCACGAGGCGCTGCTGCTGGACTACGAGCGGGCGCTGACCCGGATCGACGCGCGCACCGGCGACCCGTACGACGTGTCCGCGCACTACCTGTGGATCGGCGAGCGCACCCGTCAGATCGACGGCGCGCACGTGGAGTTCCTGCGCCACATCAAGAACCCGATCGGCGTCAAGCTCGGCCCGACCACCACCGCGGACGACGCGCTCGCGCTGATCGACAAGCTGAACCCCGAGGGCGAGCCGGGACGGCTGTCGTTCATCACCCGCATGGGCGCCGGCAAGATCCGCGAGGTGCTGCCGGAGCTCGTCGAGAAGGTCACCCGGTCCGGCGCGCCGATCGCGTGGATCTGCGACCCGATGCACGGCAACACCTTCGAGGCGCCCTCCGGCCACAAGACGCGGCATCTGAACGACGTCGTGGACGAGGTCGCGGGCTTCTTCGAGGTGCACCGGGCGCTCGGCACCCACCCGGGCGGCGTCCACCTGGAGTTCACCGGCGACGACGTCACCGAGTGCGTGGGCGGCGCGCACGAGATCGCCGAGAGCGACCTGCACGAGCGCTACGAGACGGCCTGCGACCCGCGCCTGAACCGGCAGCAGTCGCTCGACCTGGCCTTCATGGTCGCGGAGATGTACCGCGGCTGA
- a CDS encoding SDR family oxidoreductase, with product MTVPQYPAPRGLLEGKVVVITAAAGAGIGGATARRCLEEGARVVVSDAHERRLVQSAEELAKEFGADRVSAIPCDVTSEDKVQALYAHAVEVFGRIDVAVNNAGLGGTDALVDMPDERWDRVLDITLNGTMRCTRAALRRMRDQGHGGVIVNNASVIGWRAQKGQSHYAAAKAGVMALTRCAALEAAEFGVRINAVAPSLAMHPHLVKVTSEELLAELTSREAFGRYAEPWEVANVILFLAGEYSSYMTGEVVAVSSQHP from the coding sequence ATGACGGTTCCCCAGTACCCGGCCCCGCGTGGCCTGCTCGAAGGCAAGGTCGTCGTCATCACCGCAGCAGCGGGCGCGGGGATCGGCGGCGCGACGGCCCGCCGGTGCCTGGAGGAAGGCGCCCGCGTGGTCGTGTCCGACGCGCACGAGCGGCGCCTCGTCCAGTCCGCCGAGGAGCTCGCCAAGGAGTTCGGCGCCGACCGCGTCAGCGCGATCCCCTGCGACGTGACGTCCGAGGACAAGGTCCAGGCGCTCTACGCGCACGCGGTGGAGGTCTTCGGCCGGATCGACGTGGCGGTGAACAACGCGGGCCTCGGCGGCACCGACGCGCTGGTCGACATGCCCGACGAGCGCTGGGACCGGGTCCTGGACATCACCTTGAACGGCACCATGCGATGCACCCGGGCGGCGCTGCGCCGGATGCGGGACCAGGGCCACGGCGGCGTGATCGTCAACAACGCGTCGGTGATCGGCTGGCGGGCGCAGAAGGGCCAGAGCCACTACGCCGCGGCCAAGGCGGGCGTGATGGCCCTGACGCGCTGCGCCGCCCTGGAGGCCGCCGAGTTCGGTGTCCGGATCAACGCGGTCGCGCCGTCACTGGCGATGCATCCGCATCTTGTGAAGGTGACGAGCGAGGAACTGCTCGCAGAACTCACCTCCCGCGAGGCTTTCGGCAGGTATGCCGAGCCGTGGGAGGTCGCGAACGTGATCCTTTTCCTGGCCGGCGAGTACTCGTCCTACATGACGGGCGAGGTCGTCGCGGTCAGCAGCCAGCACCCCTGA
- a CDS encoding alpha/beta hydrolase, translating to MATYVLVHGGGHGGWCYRPVARLLREAGHEVHAPSLTGLADRAHLVGPHVDLDLHIEDVRALLHAEDLRDVVLVGHSYGGMVVTGAADRAADRVGKLVYLDAATPAAGESLVDVAGPIIESTRPFGEVVNGVELVLLPAPGAGAFYGVTDPETVAWMDDRLTGHPWKCFEQPLTLTDEAAFRAIPQFHVVCTSTIPTRGPELIAEARAEGRLWDIDTGHDLMLTEPRAVADVLLEIARA from the coding sequence GTGGCCACGTATGTGTTGGTGCACGGGGGCGGGCACGGCGGATGGTGCTACCGGCCGGTGGCGCGGCTGCTGCGGGAGGCGGGGCACGAGGTGCACGCGCCGAGCCTGACCGGGCTCGCCGACCGCGCCCACCTGGTCGGGCCGCACGTGGACCTCGACCTGCACATCGAAGACGTCCGCGCGCTGCTGCACGCCGAGGACCTGCGCGATGTCGTCCTCGTCGGGCACAGCTACGGCGGGATGGTGGTGACCGGCGCCGCGGACCGCGCGGCGGACCGGGTCGGGAAGCTGGTCTACCTCGACGCGGCGACCCCCGCCGCGGGCGAGTCGCTCGTCGACGTGGCGGGGCCGATCATCGAGAGCACGCGGCCGTTCGGCGAGGTGGTGAACGGCGTGGAGCTCGTACTGCTCCCCGCGCCGGGCGCGGGCGCCTTCTACGGCGTGACCGATCCCGAGACCGTGGCGTGGATGGACGACAGGCTCACCGGCCACCCGTGGAAGTGCTTCGAGCAGCCGCTGACGCTCACCGACGAGGCGGCGTTCCGCGCGATCCCGCAGTTCCATGTCGTCTGCACCTCGACGATCCCCACCCGCGGCCCCGAGCTGATCGCCGAGGCGCGCGCCGAGGGCAGGCTGTGGGACATCGACACGGGCCACGACCTCATGCTCACCGAACCCCGGGCCGTCGCCGACGTGCTCCTGGAGATAGCGCGGGCCTGA
- a CDS encoding enolase C-terminal domain-like protein: MPSIREFRAFRVALHRGRRPESVLVRLTADDGTVGWGECALLDDETWADLRERIGPALLRLDWDHPEDLGGLRALGGPRATAATEIAAWDLWGRLHRVPVAHALGGTRTSVVTGARIPLQATPDILPTLVNRYIGGGFSRITLEVKPGWDIEPLRTVREAYPALALQVDGNRSYTDSPEHLDALEALDGYDLVAIERPFADLAPHARLQRAVRAAVAPDITDLAALQAAIDLDAGRALSLRVGTLGGLTAARAAHDLAYASGWDIWCGGSGVFGIGKAASVALASLPGCSLPSDITEFVGGPEYLTPPLRSTGGVVAVPLAQPGLGHDIDGDRLIRLATDELLMKA, encoded by the coding sequence GTGCCGTCGATCCGGGAATTCCGGGCCTTTCGCGTCGCCCTGCACCGCGGGCGGCGCCCTGAGAGCGTCCTCGTCCGGCTCACCGCCGACGACGGGACCGTCGGCTGGGGCGAATGCGCCCTCCTCGACGACGAGACCTGGGCCGACCTGCGCGAACGCATCGGCCCGGCGCTCCTGCGCCTCGACTGGGACCACCCCGAAGACCTCGGCGGCCTCCGAGCGCTAGGCGGGCCCCGTGCCACCGCCGCCACCGAGATCGCCGCCTGGGACCTGTGGGGGCGCCTCCACCGTGTGCCCGTCGCGCACGCGCTCGGCGGCACCCGCACCTCGGTCGTCACCGGCGCCCGCATCCCCCTCCAGGCGACACCGGACATCCTGCCGACCCTCGTCAACCGGTACATCGGCGGCGGATTCAGCCGGATCACCCTCGAGGTCAAGCCCGGCTGGGACATCGAGCCTCTGCGCACCGTCCGCGAGGCCTATCCCGCCCTCGCCCTCCAGGTCGACGGCAACCGCTCCTACACCGACTCCCCCGAACACCTCGACGCGCTCGAGGCACTCGACGGCTACGACCTCGTCGCCATCGAACGCCCCTTCGCCGACCTGGCGCCGCACGCCCGGCTGCAACGCGCCGTCCGCGCCGCGGTCGCCCCCGACATCACCGACCTCGCCGCGCTCCAGGCCGCCATCGACCTGGACGCCGGGCGCGCCCTGAGCCTCCGGGTGGGCACCCTCGGCGGCCTCACCGCCGCCCGCGCCGCCCACGACCTCGCCTACGCCTCCGGCTGGGACATCTGGTGCGGCGGCTCCGGCGTCTTCGGCATCGGAAAGGCGGCCTCGGTCGCCCTGGCCAGCCTCCCCGGCTGCTCCCTCCCCAGTGACATCACCGAATTCGTCGGCGGCCCCGAATACCTCACCCCGCCACTGCGCTCCACCGGCGGCGTCGTCGCCGTCCCCCTGGCCCAACCCGGCCTGGGCCACGACATCGACGGCGACCGCCTGATCCGCCTGGCCACCGACGAACTTCTCATGAAGGCCTGA
- a CDS encoding PP2C family protein-serine/threonine phosphatase has product MTTSAELADRTWRGWMTYVAEASELLAGTLDPGGIVALTAQIVVPRLADWCAAYTTESTSPVYVWHTDEDQSDALKERLAAEGRPAEGPPVPWGNTDLACTIPLVARGRTLGAICVGRAVKFPPDHYDLAEEIVRRAALSLDNALLYAAQKATSLALQRSLLPPELPDLPGFDLAVGYRPAGEGVEVGGDFYDVFSAPPGPDGEARWRFAIGDVCGTGPEAAAVTGLARHALRILGGEGMALPDVVGRLNQLIIDEGSRGKLLTLLHGELTASGALTLVCAGHPPPLILAPDGTVTDPATPQPLLGVIDEIEFTADVLELRPNHVLFSCTDGVTERRDGDVLLGDGDGLERLLSSCAGLSAGAVAAAVERAVDGFSAEAGHDDMAIVVLRANR; this is encoded by the coding sequence ATGACGACATCGGCGGAACTCGCCGACCGGACCTGGCGCGGATGGATGACCTACGTCGCCGAGGCCAGCGAACTGCTCGCCGGGACCCTCGACCCCGGCGGAATCGTCGCCCTCACCGCGCAGATCGTCGTGCCCCGTCTGGCCGACTGGTGTGCCGCCTACACCACCGAAAGTACGTCGCCGGTGTACGTATGGCATACCGATGAGGACCAGTCCGACGCGCTCAAAGAGCGGCTGGCGGCCGAAGGCCGCCCCGCGGAGGGGCCGCCCGTGCCCTGGGGGAACACGGATCTCGCCTGCACGATACCCCTGGTCGCGCGCGGTAGGACCCTCGGCGCGATCTGCGTCGGGCGTGCCGTCAAGTTCCCGCCCGACCACTACGACCTGGCCGAGGAGATCGTCCGGCGCGCCGCGCTCTCCCTCGACAACGCGCTCCTGTACGCCGCGCAGAAGGCGACGAGCCTCGCCCTGCAGCGCAGCCTCCTGCCTCCGGAGCTGCCCGACCTCCCCGGCTTCGACCTCGCCGTCGGGTACCGCCCCGCGGGCGAGGGCGTCGAAGTGGGAGGCGACTTCTACGACGTGTTCTCGGCCCCGCCCGGCCCCGACGGCGAGGCCCGCTGGCGCTTCGCCATCGGCGACGTGTGCGGCACCGGCCCCGAGGCCGCGGCGGTCACCGGCCTCGCCCGGCACGCCCTGCGGATCCTCGGCGGCGAGGGGATGGCCCTGCCCGACGTCGTCGGCCGGCTCAACCAGCTGATCATCGACGAGGGCAGCCGCGGAAAGCTCCTCACCCTCCTGCACGGCGAGCTGACCGCATCCGGCGCCCTCACCCTCGTGTGCGCCGGGCATCCGCCGCCCCTGATCCTCGCCCCCGACGGCACGGTCACCGACCCGGCCACGCCCCAGCCGCTCCTCGGCGTCATCGACGAGATCGAGTTCACCGCCGACGTCCTGGAGCTCAGGCCCAACCACGTCCTGTTCTCCTGCACCGACGGCGTCACCGAGCGCCGCGACGGAGACGTCCTGCTGGGCGACGGAGACGGCCTGGAGCGTCTCCTGTCGTCCTGCGCGGGCCTCAGCGCGGGCGCGGTCGCCGCGGCCGTGGAACGGGCGGTCGACGGCTTCTCCGCCGAAGCGGGCCATGACGATATGGCGATCGTGGTTCTGCGCGCCAACCGCTGA
- a CDS encoding acetyl-CoA C-acetyltransferase, protein MAEAYIVDAVRSPVGRRNGGLAEVHPADLGAHAISALIQRTGIDPAAVDDVVFGCVDTVGPQAGDIARTAWLAAGMPEEVPGTTVDRQCGSSQQAVHFAAQGVLSGTQDLVVAGGVQNMSKIPIAYAMTAGVALGFAGPFAGSVGWEARYGGQEVSQFRGAEMIAEQWGITREAMEEFAYSSHQRAIRAIDEGRFAKEIAPLAGVEHDEGPRRDSTLEKMRGLKTLVEGGRLTAALASQISDGSAALLIASEQAVRDHGLTPRARIHHLSVRGEDPVRMLSAPIPATFHALKKSGMSMDQIDAVEINEAFASVVLAWLKDTGYDPAKTNPNGGAISLGHPLGATGARLMTSLLGELERTGGRYGLQTMCEGGGQANVTIIERL, encoded by the coding sequence ATGGCAGAGGCCTATATCGTCGACGCGGTCCGCAGCCCCGTCGGACGGCGCAACGGCGGGCTCGCGGAGGTCCATCCGGCCGACCTCGGCGCGCACGCGATCAGCGCGCTGATCCAGCGTACGGGCATCGACCCGGCGGCCGTGGACGACGTGGTGTTCGGCTGCGTCGACACCGTCGGGCCGCAGGCCGGCGACATCGCCCGGACCGCCTGGCTGGCCGCGGGCATGCCCGAGGAGGTCCCGGGGACGACGGTGGACCGCCAGTGCGGGTCGTCCCAGCAGGCGGTGCACTTCGCGGCCCAGGGCGTCCTGTCGGGCACCCAGGACCTCGTGGTGGCGGGCGGCGTGCAGAACATGTCGAAGATCCCGATCGCGTACGCGATGACCGCGGGCGTCGCGCTGGGCTTCGCCGGGCCGTTCGCCGGGTCGGTGGGCTGGGAGGCGCGCTACGGCGGCCAGGAGGTGTCGCAGTTCCGGGGCGCTGAGATGATCGCCGAGCAGTGGGGCATCACCCGGGAGGCCATGGAGGAGTTCGCGTACTCTTCCCACCAGCGCGCGATCCGGGCGATCGACGAGGGCAGGTTCGCGAAGGAGATCGCGCCGCTCGCAGGGGTCGAGCACGACGAGGGGCCGCGCCGCGACAGCACGCTGGAGAAGATGCGCGGGCTGAAGACCCTCGTCGAGGGCGGGCGGCTCACCGCGGCGCTGGCCTCGCAGATCTCCGACGGGTCGGCGGCCCTCCTCATCGCCTCCGAGCAGGCGGTCCGCGACCACGGGCTGACCCCGCGGGCGCGCATCCACCACCTGAGCGTGCGCGGTGAGGACCCGGTGCGGATGCTGAGCGCGCCGATCCCCGCGACGTTCCACGCGCTGAAGAAGTCCGGCATGTCCATGGACCAGATCGACGCGGTGGAGATCAACGAGGCGTTCGCGTCGGTCGTCCTGGCGTGGCTGAAGGACACCGGCTACGACCCGGCGAAGACCAACCCGAACGGCGGCGCGATCTCCCTCGGCCACCCCCTCGGCGCGACCGGGGCGCGGCTGATGACGTCGCTGCTCGGCGAGCTGGAGCGGACCGGTGGAAGGTACGGCCTCCAGACGATGTGCGAAGGCGGCGGCCAGGCCAACGTGACGATCATCGAGCGCCTCTGA
- a CDS encoding putative RNA methyltransferase, with amino-acid sequence MLSDVVDLLACPICADGLALDGRTLRCPSRHSFDVAKQGYVSLLPGGAHTGTADTAAMVAARADFLDAGHYAPLATALAGLASGTVVDAGAGTGHYLAACLGDRSDAGSSGLALDLSKHAMRRAARIHPRVGAVVADLWKPLPVRDAVADTLLNVFAPRNAPEYRRILRPGGRLLVVTPAPDHLAELVGPLGLLSVDPRKDERLAESLHGSFTPADATEITIPLTLTPDEAVTLVAMTPSAHHIPEGALRTRLPDADTVTATAHVRIGVYEPV; translated from the coding sequence GTGCTGAGCGACGTCGTTGACCTCCTGGCCTGTCCGATCTGCGCGGACGGCCTCGCCTTGGACGGGCGGACGCTGCGCTGCCCGTCCCGGCACTCCTTCGACGTCGCCAAGCAGGGCTACGTCAGCCTGCTTCCGGGCGGCGCCCACACCGGCACCGCCGACACCGCGGCCATGGTCGCCGCCCGCGCGGACTTCCTCGACGCCGGCCACTACGCGCCCCTCGCCACGGCGCTCGCCGGGCTCGCCTCCGGCACCGTCGTCGACGCGGGCGCCGGGACCGGCCACTATCTGGCCGCCTGCCTCGGCGACCGCTCGGACGCCGGCTCCTCGGGCCTGGCGCTGGACCTGTCCAAGCACGCGATGCGCCGCGCCGCCCGGATCCACCCCCGGGTGGGCGCCGTCGTGGCCGACCTGTGGAAGCCGCTGCCCGTACGCGACGCGGTGGCCGACACCCTCCTCAACGTCTTCGCTCCCCGGAACGCCCCCGAGTACCGCAGGATCCTGCGCCCCGGAGGCCGCCTTCTCGTCGTGACCCCGGCCCCCGACCATCTGGCCGAACTCGTCGGTCCCCTCGGGCTGCTTTCCGTCGACCCCCGCAAGGACGAACGCCTCGCCGAGTCACTGCACGGCTCGTTCACCCCCGCCGACGCGACGGAGATCACGATCCCGCTGACGCTCACCCCGGACGAGGCGGTCACGCTCGTCGCGATGACCCCCAGCGCGCACCACATCCCCGAGGGCGCCCTTCGCACCCGTCTGCCGGACGCCGACACCGTCACCGCCACGGCGCACGTACGGATCGGCGTCTACGAACCCGTCTGA
- a CDS encoding sigma-70 family RNA polymerase sigma factor, whose amino-acid sequence MAATRGATVDTPDKDLVGAYLDRIGRRPLLDAVEEVELAKAIEAGLFAQQLIDGVLIDGEALPEGVKLEELQQVAEQGLVAKQRFVEANLRLVVSIARKYPTESLPLIDLIQEGNLGLMRAVEKFDYRRGYKFSTYATWWIRQAIGRGLSHTARAIRLPVHVEEELSRLRRAERTLGRELGRDPNRDELAGALDTSPEHVDELLGWRRDPASLDASVDDEGETPMGTLLQDPDAITPETEVVAADDLDGLAKMLERLPAREQAILRARFGMDNGEPQSYAQIGARYGLSHNRVRQITDRSLRRLRQLVLDSTLERHVEAKTAAAA is encoded by the coding sequence ATGGCTGCAACTCGTGGCGCGACAGTGGACACCCCCGACAAGGACCTCGTCGGCGCCTACCTCGACAGGATCGGGCGCCGCCCCCTCCTCGACGCGGTCGAAGAGGTCGAGCTGGCCAAGGCCATCGAAGCAGGGCTCTTCGCCCAGCAGCTGATCGACGGCGTGCTGATCGACGGCGAAGCGCTGCCCGAAGGCGTCAAGCTGGAGGAGCTCCAGCAGGTCGCCGAGCAGGGCCTGGTGGCCAAACAGCGCTTCGTGGAGGCCAACCTCCGGCTGGTCGTCTCGATCGCCCGCAAGTACCCCACGGAGTCGCTTCCCCTGATCGACCTGATCCAGGAGGGCAACCTCGGGCTGATGCGCGCGGTGGAGAAGTTCGACTATCGGCGCGGCTACAAGTTCTCCACCTACGCGACCTGGTGGATCCGGCAGGCGATCGGGCGGGGGCTCAGCCACACCGCGCGCGCCATCCGGCTGCCCGTTCACGTCGAGGAGGAGCTCTCCAGGCTGCGTCGCGCGGAGCGGACCCTGGGCCGTGAGCTGGGCCGGGACCCGAACCGCGACGAGCTGGCCGGCGCGCTGGACACCAGTCCCGAGCACGTCGACGAGCTGCTCGGCTGGCGGCGCGACCCGGCGAGCCTCGACGCCAGCGTGGACGACGAGGGCGAGACCCCGATGGGCACCCTGCTCCAGGACCCGGACGCGATCACCCCCGAGACCGAGGTGGTGGCCGCCGACGACCTGGACGGCCTGGCCAAGATGCTCGAGCGCCTTCCGGCCAGGGAGCAGGCGATCCTGCGCGCCAGGTTCGGCATGGACAACGGCGAGCCGCAGTCCTACGCCCAGATCGGCGCGCGGTACGGGCTGAGCCACAACCGGGTGCGCCAGATCACCGACCGGTCGCTGCGGCGGCTCCGCCAGCTCGTGCTCGACTCGACCCTGGAGCGCCATGTCGAGGCCAAGACCGCCGCTGCGGCGTAG
- the trxA gene encoding thioredoxin, whose amino-acid sequence MATVQLTEATFDEVAQRDGIVLIDFWASWCGPCVRFAPVYEKVAGKHEDITFGKVDTEAEEALAARFEVRSIPTIMAVRDGVIVYAEPGALPEDALEDIIRQVRDLDMADVKKRLAEG is encoded by the coding sequence ATGGCGACGGTTCAGCTGACCGAGGCCACCTTCGACGAGGTGGCGCAGCGCGACGGCATCGTGCTGATCGACTTCTGGGCCTCGTGGTGCGGCCCGTGCGTCCGGTTCGCCCCAGTGTACGAAAAGGTGGCCGGCAAGCACGAGGACATCACCTTCGGCAAGGTCGACACCGAGGCGGAGGAGGCGCTCGCCGCCCGCTTCGAGGTGCGGTCCATCCCGACGATCATGGCCGTGCGCGACGGCGTCATCGTCTACGCCGAGCCCGGCGCGCTCCCCGAGGACGCCCTGGAGGACATCATCCGCCAGGTTCGCGACCTCGACATGGCCGACGTCAAGAAGCGCCTCGCCGAAGGCTGA
- a CDS encoding ATP-binding protein, giving the protein MPTTETSLRAAPSTEAVELTRRLAARTMRSWNLLKAEEAVTAIVAELVANVVQHACTPLELRLALLDGKVRIEVRDRDDRLPVPRTADILAEGGRGMFLVEVYSTRWGAEGAPGGGKVVWAEVDVDGDPGPHGPHLSRGTSPRP; this is encoded by the coding sequence ATGCCGACGACGGAGACCAGCCTTCGCGCCGCGCCGAGTACCGAGGCGGTCGAGCTGACCCGGCGGCTAGCCGCGCGCACCATGCGGTCGTGGAATCTGCTCAAGGCCGAGGAAGCGGTCACCGCGATCGTCGCCGAACTCGTCGCCAACGTCGTGCAGCACGCCTGCACCCCGCTGGAGCTGCGGCTCGCGCTGCTCGACGGCAAAGTGCGCATCGAGGTCCGCGACCGCGACGACAGGCTGCCGGTTCCCAGGACCGCCGACATCCTCGCCGAAGGCGGCCGCGGCATGTTCCTCGTGGAGGTCTACTCCACCCGCTGGGGCGCCGAGGGCGCGCCCGGCGGCGGGAAGGTCGTGTGGGCCGAGGTCGATGTCGACGGCGACCCGGGCCCACACGGTCCACACCTCAGCCGCGGTACATCTCCGCGACCATGA
- a CDS encoding STAS domain-containing protein: MQTTRTDDRALVTARGSIDLHSSESLRGCLVELVDAGHTEIVLDLTAVDFCDSSGLNVLVRAYKHARAVNAALTVTGAYGRVENVLRTTGLDRFLIRQS, encoded by the coding sequence TTGCAGACGACACGCACCGACGACCGGGCACTGGTGACCGCGCGCGGCTCGATCGACCTGCACTCCTCCGAGAGCCTGCGCGGCTGTCTGGTGGAGCTGGTCGACGCCGGGCACACCGAGATCGTGCTGGATCTCACCGCCGTGGACTTCTGTGACTCCTCGGGGCTGAACGTGCTGGTGCGGGCCTATAAGCACGCCCGCGCCGTCAACGCGGCGCTCACCGTCACCGGCGCTTATGGGCGCGTGGAGAACGTGCTCCGCACCACCGGCCTGGATCGTTTCCTCATCCGCCAGAGCTGA
- a CDS encoding LCP family protein — translation MRHGQGRQLVRAFALTLASALLWGVAHLATGRRFTGGVLATAYTVVFMGIGLCATRWRGHVAELAVQPDWLTLMMIGCLVLAVCWTLVIAVSWRLVRPEGLGAPSRILAVGAVTGLCLVIAAPFAFAAHNTLVARDTLTAIFGGHADKGDGRVLAGKKRLNVLLLGGDSGRNRFGVRTDSVTLASVDTRTGDTVLLGLPRNLEHVPMPQGPARQRFPDGFAGDGALTPGLLNEVYQYAEEHPEMVPGVPDGKRGPALIKQTVAGVLGLPVDYYVLADMKGFAQLVDAMGGVWLRIPEDITFGKYDEGRLAAGYRRLSGTEALWYGRSRTFSSDYVRMARQKCLLRAIARQADPGRVLTRFEQLAVAARHTIATDVPQKMLPSLLKLAGRVKDGGKITSLQFTPPLIDTSAPDWALIQRLSAQALASPSRKAADALHGTAEGSAAARKANVDDASSGGAAPSPADGAATSLDATCPS, via the coding sequence ATGCGGCATGGGCAGGGCAGGCAGTTGGTCAGGGCGTTCGCGCTCACCCTCGCTTCGGCCCTGCTGTGGGGGGTCGCCCATCTGGCGACAGGCCGCCGCTTCACCGGCGGCGTCCTCGCGACCGCCTACACGGTGGTCTTCATGGGCATCGGCCTGTGCGCGACCCGCTGGCGAGGGCATGTCGCCGAACTCGCGGTGCAGCCCGACTGGCTGACCCTCATGATGATCGGCTGCCTGGTCCTGGCGGTCTGCTGGACCCTGGTGATCGCGGTGTCGTGGCGGCTCGTCCGTCCGGAGGGCCTCGGCGCCCCGTCCCGGATCCTGGCCGTCGGCGCCGTCACCGGCCTGTGCCTGGTGATCGCCGCGCCGTTCGCGTTCGCCGCGCACAACACCCTGGTCGCCCGCGACACCCTGACGGCGATCTTCGGCGGGCACGCCGACAAGGGCGACGGACGCGTCCTCGCCGGGAAGAAGCGGCTCAACGTCCTCCTGCTCGGCGGGGACTCCGGCCGCAACAGGTTCGGTGTGCGCACCGACAGCGTCACGCTCGCCAGCGTCGACACCCGCACCGGCGACACCGTCCTGCTAGGGCTGCCGCGCAACCTTGAACACGTGCCGATGCCCCAGGGCCCGGCCCGCCAGCGGTTCCCCGATGGCTTCGCCGGCGACGGAGCCCTTACCCCCGGCCTCCTGAACGAGGTCTACCAGTACGCGGAAGAACACCCGGAGATGGTCCCGGGAGTCCCCGACGGCAAGCGCGGCCCGGCGCTGATCAAGCAGACCGTCGCCGGAGTCCTCGGCCTTCCCGTCGACTACTACGTCCTCGCCGACATGAAGGGCTTCGCCCAGCTCGTCGACGCCATGGGCGGGGTGTGGCTGCGCATCCCCGAGGACATCACCTTCGGCAAGTACGACGAGGGCCGCCTCGCCGCCGGATACCGGCGCCTGTCGGGCACCGAGGCCCTCTGGTACGGGCGGTCGCGCACCTTCAGCAGCGACTACGTGCGGATGGCCCGGCAGAAGTGCCTCCTCCGGGCCATCGCCCGCCAGGCCGACCCGGGCCGCGTGCTCACCCGGTTCGAGCAGCTCGCGGTGGCGGCCCGGCACACGATCGCGACCGACGTCCCGCAGAAGATGCTGCCTTCGCTGCTCAAGCTCGCGGGCCGGGTCAAGGACGGCGGGAAGATCACCAGCCTCCAGTTCACGCCCCCGCTGATCGACACCTCCGCGCCCGACTGGGCCCTCATCCAGCGGCTCTCGGCCCAGGCGCTCGCCTCGCCGTCGCGCAAGGCGGCCGACGCCCTGCACGGCACCGCCGAGGGGAGCGCGGCGGCGCGGAAGGCGAACGTGGACGACGCCTCCTCTGGAGGCGCCGCGCCTTCACCCGCCGACGGAGCCGCGACCTCCCTCGACGCCACATGCCCGTCCTGA